Proteins encoded together in one Lathyrus oleraceus cultivar Zhongwan6 chromosome 5, CAAS_Psat_ZW6_1.0, whole genome shotgun sequence window:
- the LOC127081961 gene encoding uncharacterized protein LOC127081961 translates to MQFEFPDEDVMVLNDENIIGGDEGPGPGARWKPAFDGTSNSMGHGIGVVLISPRNGYTPFIARLCFDCTNNMAEYEACIMGIEAVINLRIKILEVYGDSTLIVYKVKGEWETRHPKLVRYGAHVIELMKYFEEITFHHIPIEENQVENALATLSSMYKANFHREARIIRMVRRNELACCSVVEEEPNDKPQFYDIKCYLHK, encoded by the coding sequence ATGCAGtttgagtttcctgatgaagacGTCATGGTTCTAAATGATGAGAATATCATAGGTGGTGATGAAGGGCCTGGACCAGGAGCCCGATGGAAGCCCGCATTTGATGGCACCTCAAATTCCATGGGACATGGAATTGGAGTTGTTTTAATCTCTCCAAGGAACGGTTATACTCCTTTCATAGCAAGGTTGTGCTTTGACTGCACTaacaatatggcagaatacgAAGCATGTATCATGGGCATTGAAGCTGTTATTAACCTAAGGATTAAAATCCTAGAGGTGTATGGAGACTCTACACTAATCGTCTATAAAGTAAAAGGAGAATGGGAAACCCGTCATCCTAAATTGGTCCGATACGGCGCTCATGTCATAGAACTGATGAAGTATTTTGAGGAAATCACTTTTCATCACATTCCTATAGAGGAAAATCAGGTGGAAAATGCTTTAGCTACATTATCGTCAATGTACAAAGCGAACTTCCACAGAGAAGCGCGAATTATAAGAATGGTTCGTAGAAATGAACTAGCATGTTGCTCAGTAGTTGAAGAAGAACCGAATGACAAGCCACAATTTTATGACATCAAGTGCTACCTTCACAAATAG